One part of the Excalfactoria chinensis isolate bCotChi1 chromosome 8, bCotChi1.hap2, whole genome shotgun sequence genome encodes these proteins:
- the ZRANB2 gene encoding zinc finger Ran-binding domain-containing protein 2: MATKNFRVSDGDWICPDKKCGNVNFARRTSCNRCGREKTTEAKMMKAGGTEIGKTLAEKSRGLFSANDWQCKTCGNVNWARRSECNMCNTPKYAKLEERTGYGGGFNERENVEYIEREESDGEYDEFGRKKKKYRGKPVGPASILKEVEDKESEGEDEEDEDGDLSKYKLDEDEDEDDADLSKYNLDASEEEDTNKKKKSNRRSRSKSRSSHSRSSSRSSSHSSSRSRSRSHSRSSSSSRSRSRSSSREHSRSRGSKSRSSSRSYRGSSTPRKRSYSSSRSSSSPERSKKRSRSRSSSSGDRKKRRSRSRSPERRRRSSSGSSHSGSRTSSKKK; encoded by the exons ATGGCGACCAAGAATTTCCGCGTCAGCGACGGGGACTGGATCTGCCCCGACAAGAA GTGCGGGAACGTGAACTTCGCCAGGAGGACGAGCTGTAACCGCTGTGGCAGAG AGAAAACCACGGAAGCCAAAATGATGAAGGCCGGAGGGACGGAGATCGGCAAGACTCTGGCCGAGAAGAGCCGCGGCCTCTTCAGCGCCAACGACTGGCAGTGCAAAAC ATGTGGTAATGTGAACTGGGCCAGGAGATCAGAATGTAATATGTGTAATACTCCGAAGTACGCCAAACTGGAGGAGCGGACAG GATACGGAGGAGGATTTAATGAACGAGAGAATGTTGAATATATAGAACGTGAAGAATCAGATGGGGAGTATGATGAG TTTGGTcgcaaaaagaaaaagtatagaGGAAAACCAGTTGGTCCAGCATCTATCCTGAAGGAAGTAGAAGATAAGGAATCTGAGGGGGAAGATGAGGAGGATGAGGATGGAGATCTTTCCAAATACAAATTGGATGAG GATGAGGATGAAGATGATGCTGACCTCTCAAAATATAATCTTGATGCCAGTGAAGAAGAAGACactaataagaaaaagaaatccaataGGCGCAGTCGTTCCAAGTCTCGATCTTCCCACTCACGATCTTCATCACGCTCATCCTCTCATTCAAGCTCAAGGTCTAGGTCCAG GTCCCATTCAAGAAGTTCTTCCAGTTCCAGATCAAGATCTCGTTCCAGTTCCAGAGAACACTCTAGATCTCGTGGGTCGAAATCAAG ATCCAGCTCCAGGTCCTACAGGGGGTCTTCAACCCCAAGGAAAAGATCTTACTCAAGCTCTCGTTCGTCCTCGTCCCCCGAGAGGAGCAAGAAGCGAAGTCGTTCTAGATCTTCTTCATCTGGTGATCGCAAAAAAAGACGATCGAGATCACGGTCACCCGAAAG ACGCCGCAGATCATCATCTGGATCTTCCCATTCTGGTTCCCGTACGAgttctaaaaagaaataa
- the PTGER3 gene encoding prostaglandin E2 receptor EP3 subtype, protein MSRRPLCQPGPNGTEPMRPRGNGTGRPAEGCGAVSVAFPLTMMITGIVGNALAMLLVSRSYRAKENRRKRSFLLCIGSLALTDLTGQLLTSPIVIAVYLSDRAWANVDPSGRLCAFFGFSMTVFGLCPLFIASAMAAERTLAIRAPHCYASHMKTRVTKAVLLGIALAVPAFALLPVAGLGRYALQWPGTWCFISTEGHRPGSVLFASAFAGLGLFSLLVTVVCNLATIEALVSRCRSKAAASRSSKQWGRIATETLIQLLGIMCVLSACWSPLLVTMLKMIFSHTSFESCKGFSEETQSSELYKECNFFLTAVRLASLNQILDPWVYLLLRKILLQKFCQAASAVSKCSNNEWKERSITLSDEIRRTAA, encoded by the exons ATGAGCCGCCGCCCGCTGTGCCAGCCCGGCCCCAACGGCACCGAACCCATGCGGCCGCGGGGCAACGGCACCGGCCGGCCGGCGGAGGGCTGCGGCGCCGTGTCGGTGGCGTTCCCGCTGACCATGATGATCACGGGCATCGTGGGCAACGCgctggccatgctgctggtGTCCCGCAGCTACCGCGCCAAGGAGAACCGGCGCAAGCGCTCCTTCCTGCTGTGCATCGGCTCCTTGGCGCTCACCGACCTGACCGGGCAGCTGCTCACCAGCCCCATCGTCATCGCCGTGTACCTGTCCGACCGCGCCTGGGCCAACGTGGACCCCTCGGGCCGCCTCTGCGCCTTCTTCGGCTTCAGCATGACCGTCTTCGGCCTCTGCCCGCTCTTCATCGCCAGCGCCATGGCCGCGGAGCGGACGCTGGCCATCCGCGCCCCGCACTGCTACGCCAGCCACATGAAGACGCGCGTCACCAAGGCCGTGCTGCTGGGCATCGCGCTGGCCGTGCCCGCCTTCGCCCTGCTGCCCGTGGCCGGGCTGGGCCGCTACGCGCTGCAGTGGCCCGGCACGTGGTGCTTCATCAGCACCGAAGGGCATCGCCCCGGCAGCGTGCTCTTCGCCTCCGCCTTCGCGGGGCTGGGGCTCTTCTCGCTGCTGGTGACCGTGGTGTGCAACCTGGCCACCATCGAGGCTCTGGTGTCCCGCTGCCGGAGCAAAGCTGCCGCCTCGCGCTCCAGCAAGCAGTGGGGACGGATCGCCACCGAGACGCTGATCCAGCTGCTGGGGATCATGTGCGTCCTGTCGGCGTGCTGGTCACCGCTGCTG GTAACGATGCTGAAGATGATCTTCAGCCACACATCTTTTGAGTCATGCAAGGGCTTCTCTGAAGAAACCCAAAGCTCAGAGCTCTACAAAGAGTGCAATTTCTTCTTGACAGCTGTGCGCTTGGCCTCCCTGAACCAGATCCTGGACCCGTGGGTTTAtctgctgctcagaaagatCCTGCTCCAGAAGTTCTGCCAGGCGGCCAGCGCTGTCTCCAAGTGCTCCAACAACGAGTGGAAGGAGAGATCCATCACGTTGTCAGATGAAATCCGACGGACAGCAGCATGA